A DNA window from Drosophila virilis strain 15010-1051.87 chromosome 4, Dvir_AGI_RSII-ME, whole genome shotgun sequence contains the following coding sequences:
- the Polr1F gene encoding uncharacterized protein Polr1F isoform X2, protein MAKILQKYIKFSTSELEEYAANPESCVRCVKTDLHLGMGAYGMANFKHALHELLVRTKVGIYDANVNGIVLGIKNIKASGRCGAPWRCPAHIQASNQCHHLQSVQHNHSIYE, encoded by the exons ATGGCCAAAATACTACAGAAATACATTAAGTTTTCCACTTCAGAGCTGGAAGAATATGCCGCCAACCCGGAATCATGCGTGCGTTGTGTTAAAACCGACCTGCACCTGGGCATGGGTGCATACGGCATGGCTAACTTCAAGCATGCGCTGCACGAGCTGCTCGTCCGCACCAAGGTGGGCATATACGATGCCAACGTGAACGGAATTGTGCTGGGCATCAAGAATATCAAG GCCAGTGGCAGGTGCGGTGCTCCATGGCGTTGTCCGGCACATATCCAAGCATCAAATCAGTGTCATCATCTACAGAGTGTTCAACACAACCATTCGATTTACGAATAA
- the Wee1 gene encoding wee1-like protein kinase, with amino-acid sequence MAMAFRLSKHETSVVSADDTSLEQLDSSVEMRSRSPSPLLFNPRKLRFADDDFDKDRQESPQHKKKPNDAARDIDMSPPCQKVRALRLFNTPATPKTILQKSTSNCSNHLSAAAAAVNATRREEVYKLIERPRSLPLHNHRSMQPQDTANVNPFTPDSLMAHNKKRCRTQFGRENLNVSAMQRFLLSDPGDEDGALETNGIDPSHEIHQQAPKRLALHDTNISRFKREFMQVSVIGVGEFGVVFQCVNRLDGCIYAIKKSKKPVAGSSFEKRALNEVWAHAVLGKHDNVVRYYSAWAEDDHMLIQNEFCDGGSLHARIQEHCLGESELKILLMHVIEGLRYIHSNDLVHMDIKPENIFSTMNPTAHKLGSAAQQQGSRDDDGMDSVYEELRSSENLVTYKIGDLGHVTSVNEPHVEEGDCRYLPKEILQEDYSNLFKADIFSLGITLFEVAGGGPLPKNGPEWHKLRNGEVPAIPTLSKDFNELIAQMMHPEPNERPSSMSIYSHPILSAVDSKSKLQLGLELTVEKRKNEILMNKLREAKKQIKLLEQRVSMLAAANTSEPLDGQRCLRSFTRRMRTPFVSHAKFNNLGDRNKNVIANV; translated from the exons atggcaatggctTTTCGCTTGTCAAAGCACGAAACGAGCGTCGTCAGTGCGGACGACACTTCGCTCGAGCAGCTCGACTCTAGCGTCGAGATGCGTTCGCGCTCCCCATCGCCGCTTTTATTTAATCCACGCAAATTGCGCTTCGCCGACGACGATTTTGACAAGGATCGACAGGAAAGTCCGCAACACAAAAAGAAACCGAACGATGCCGCGCGAGACATAGACATGTCCCCACCATGCCAAAAAGTACGCGCACTCCGTCTGTTCAACACACCAGCAACGCCAAAGACCATACTGCAAAAGTCAacgagcaactgcagcaatcATCTAtcagccgccgccgcagcggTGAATGCCACCAGACGCGAGGaagtatataaattgataGAACGTCCACGCTCGCTGCCTCTGCACAATCACAGAAGCATGCAACCACAGGACACGGCCAATGTCAATCCCTTCACACCAGACA GTCTGATGGCGCACAACAAGAAGCGTTGTCGCACCCAATTCGGACGCGAGAATCTCAATGTGAGCGCCATGCAGAGGTTTCTGCTCAGCGATCCCGGTGACGAGGATGGCGCGCTGGAGACGAACGGCATCGATCCCTCGCATGAGATACATCAGCAGGCGCCCAAACGCTTGGCATTGCATGACACAAACATCAGTCGCTTCAAGCGCGAGTTCATGCAGGTCAGCGTAATTGGTGTGGGTGAGTTTGGAGTCGTCTTTCAGTGCGTGAACCGGCTGGATGGTTGCATTTATGCCATTAAGAAGAGCAAAAAGCCTGTTGCAGGCAGTTCATTCGA AAAGCGTGCCTTGAACGAGGTCTGGGCGCATGCCGTGCTGGGCAAGCACGATAATGTGGTGCGCTACTATTCGGCCTGGGCGGAGGACGATCATATGCTAATACAGAATGAATTTTGCGATGGCGGCAGCCTGCATGCGCGCATTCAGGAGCACTGCCTGGGCGAATCCGAGCTAAAGATATTGCTAATGCATGTGATCGAAGGCTTGCGCTACATACATTCCAATGATTTGGTGCACATGGACATCAAGCCGGAGAACATCTTCTCCACAATGAATCCCACGGCACACAAACTGGGCAGCGCTGCACAGCAGCAGGGCAGCCGAGACGATGATGGCATGGATAGCGTATATGAGGAACTGCGCAGCTCCGAGAATCTCGTTACGTACAAAATTGGTGATTTGGGGCATGTGACGTCTGTGAACGAACCGCATGTTGAGGAGGGCGATTGTCGTTACCTGCCCAAGGAAATACTGCAGGAAGACTATAGCAATCTGTTTAAGGCCGACATTTTCTCGCTGGGCATTACGCTCTTCGAGGTCGCTGGTGGTGGACCGCTGCCAAAGAACGGACCCGAGTGGCACAAGCTGCGCAATGGCGAGGTGCCTGCCATTCCCACGCTAAGCAAGGACTTTAACGAGCTGATTGCGCAAATGATGCATCCAGAGCCAAACGAGAGGCCCAGCTCCATGTCCATATACAGTCATCC CATTCTGAGCGCAGTTGACTCCAAGAGTAAATTGCAGCTGGGACTGGAGCTGACGGTGGAGAAGCGCAAGAACGAGATACTAATGAACAAGTTAAGGGAAGCAAAGAAACAAATCAAACTACTCGAACAGCGTG TGTCCATGCTGGCTGCAGCAAACACATCGGAACCTTTGGACGGCCAACGCTGTCTGCGCTCCTTCACGCGACGCATGCGCACTCCGTTTGTGTCGCATGCTAAATTTAATAATCTGGGTGATCGTAACAAGAATGTCATTGCCAACGTTTga